In one window of Candidatus Avedoeria danica DNA:
- a CDS encoding xanthine dehydrogenase family protein molybdopterin-binding subunit, which produces MTRRAVIKTGVAFQLAIVMGGLDLRPSFKNVSRRRAASAAALADDTPLPLSAWIQVAPDDHVTITVSRSEMGQGVRTSMAMIVAEELDADWGRVQIAQGQADAAKYGSQLTVGSMSTRTMWDTLRKAGATARAMLVNAAAESWGVTAADCRTEAGAVLHPASGRRMTYGSLAALAAAQPVPPPATVALKDPSQFRIVGTPMLRVDNAAVVDGTAIYGMDVRRPGMLHAVVARPPVFGGTFSAVDDTAARAVPGVKHVVTIPSGVAIVADTTWAALQGRDALKLTLDAGPNAQLDDDGVRTALAAALKPLADLPTDAAQQLEARFDLPYLAHATMEPMNCVAEVAAGRCELWAPTQDPGGLQKAVAEALGQATSTVTVNVTLMGGGFGRRAASDFGIEAALVAKAVGAPVLLTWTRADDMQHDLYRPASMHQLRAAIDDRGEIKAWQHSAVLAINGGGNTSPQQVRPLYTVPTPDIQLAAARLAVPSGFWRAVGLTQLVFSNECFLDEVAFATDQDPVALRRALLDHDRLAGVLERAVAESGWGQPLPAGEGRGIALVDDFGAFAAVVAHVHVTHDGVVSVRRVTAAVDCGRVVNPLSAEAQVQGGVIDGLSTALMATITLSGGQVQQAHYNDYKWMRMPDVPVIDVHMIDSQEAPTGLGEVGVPAAAPAVANAVFAATGRRVRHLPIRAADLAGWTPPATPEPHPTAVPTAAPTIGVDEHRIYLPQLKNR; this is translated from the coding sequence ATGACGCGCCGCGCCGTGATCAAGACCGGCGTCGCGTTCCAGCTCGCGATCGTCATGGGCGGCCTCGATCTGCGGCCCTCGTTCAAGAACGTCTCGCGGCGCAGGGCCGCCTCCGCCGCTGCCTTGGCCGACGACACCCCGCTGCCGCTCTCGGCCTGGATCCAGGTGGCGCCCGACGATCACGTGACGATCACGGTCAGCCGGAGCGAGATGGGCCAGGGCGTCCGGACCTCGATGGCGATGATCGTCGCCGAGGAACTCGACGCCGACTGGGGGCGGGTCCAGATCGCCCAGGGCCAGGCCGACGCGGCCAAGTACGGCAGCCAGCTGACGGTCGGCAGCATGAGCACGCGCACGATGTGGGACACGCTGCGCAAGGCCGGCGCGACGGCGCGCGCGATGCTCGTGAACGCCGCCGCCGAGTCGTGGGGCGTGACCGCGGCCGACTGCCGGACCGAGGCCGGCGCCGTCCTCCACCCGGCCTCCGGACGCCGCATGACGTACGGTTCGCTGGCCGCGTTGGCCGCCGCGCAGCCCGTGCCCCCTCCCGCCACGGTGGCGCTCAAGGATCCCAGCCAGTTCCGCATCGTCGGAACGCCGATGCTGCGCGTCGACAACGCGGCCGTGGTGGATGGCACGGCGATCTACGGCATGGACGTCCGCCGACCGGGCATGCTCCACGCCGTCGTGGCGCGCCCACCCGTGTTCGGCGGCACTTTCAGCGCCGTCGACGACACGGCGGCCCGCGCCGTGCCCGGCGTGAAGCACGTCGTGACGATCCCGAGCGGCGTCGCAATCGTGGCCGACACGACGTGGGCGGCGCTCCAAGGCCGGGACGCGCTGAAGCTCACGCTCGACGCCGGCCCGAATGCCCAGCTCGATGACGACGGCGTGCGCACCGCGCTCGCCGCGGCGCTCAAACCGCTGGCCGACCTGCCCACGGACGCCGCCCAGCAACTCGAGGCCCGTTTCGACCTGCCGTACCTCGCCCACGCCACGATGGAACCGATGAACTGCGTGGCCGAGGTCGCGGCAGGCCGCTGCGAGCTTTGGGCGCCGACGCAGGACCCGGGCGGTCTCCAGAAGGCCGTCGCCGAGGCGCTCGGTCAGGCAACGAGCACGGTGACGGTCAACGTCACGCTCATGGGGGGCGGGTTCGGGCGCCGCGCCGCATCGGACTTCGGCATCGAGGCGGCGCTCGTGGCCAAGGCGGTCGGCGCGCCCGTCCTGCTCACGTGGACGCGCGCCGACGACATGCAGCACGACCTCTATCGCCCGGCCAGCATGCACCAGCTTCGGGCGGCCATCGACGATCGCGGTGAGATCAAGGCTTGGCAGCATTCCGCCGTGTTGGCGATCAACGGCGGCGGCAACACGAGCCCGCAACAGGTGCGGCCGTTGTACACCGTGCCGACGCCTGACATCCAATTGGCCGCGGCCCGACTGGCCGTTCCGTCCGGCTTCTGGCGCGCGGTCGGCCTGACGCAGCTCGTGTTCAGCAACGAGTGCTTCCTGGATGAGGTGGCATTCGCCACCGACCAGGACCCCGTGGCGCTGCGGCGCGCGCTGCTGGACCACGACCGGCTGGCGGGCGTGCTCGAGCGGGCGGTGGCCGAGTCCGGCTGGGGCCAGCCGCTGCCGGCCGGCGAGGGCCGCGGCATCGCGCTCGTGGATGACTTCGGTGCGTTCGCAGCTGTGGTCGCGCACGTGCACGTGACCCACGATGGCGTCGTCAGCGTGCGGCGCGTGACGGCGGCGGTCGACTGCGGCCGGGTCGTCAACCCGTTGAGCGCCGAGGCCCAGGTGCAGGGTGGCGTGATCGACGGCCTATCCACGGCGCTGATGGCCACGATCACCCTTTCCGGCGGACAGGTACAGCAGGCGCACTACAACGACTACAAGTGGATGCGGATGCCGGACGTGCCGGTCATCGACGTCCACATGATCGACAGCCAGGAGGCGCCGACCGGCCTCGGCGAGGTCGGCGTCCCGGCGGCGGCACCGGCCGTGGCCAACGCGGTCTTCGCCGCCACGGGACGGCGCGTGAGACATCTGCCGATCCGCGCAGCCGACCTGGCCGGCTGGACGCCGCCCGCGACGCCGGAGCCCCACCCGACGGCCGTTCCGACGGCGGCGCCCACCATCGGAGTGGATGAACACCGGATCTACTTGCCGCAGCTGAAGAACCGCTGA
- a CDS encoding histidine kinase, protein MIGNLGGLRLRLTLLYLGIGLAFLLLVGAGSYGLLRGYYQTSTDLALQHRLVEELRLLGATPPPELAAADLAWYASRGRVAPPLPTARPLETEDDEDGSNDSDDRNEAEDDRHGDDERRDNDERSGGEDSAEDDEHDRFGSDDGSGNGTEGAEPPHDEALEESYDSELAVVFSRHLASDGQPLDVLGASQGHPALPSPASTDAVTGALAHGSDWRTVRTSDGTGVRLMTFHLASGDSAGTAFLQLGRPLDDQERVLRRLLVVLLGLGSLSAVLLGAGGWWLAGRSLQPAERAWRQQQAFVANASHELRTPLTLIRASAEVLRRSLPPAGDHRPLIDDILVECDHTSRLVSDLLLLSRIDSGQLALSREPVALDGLFSDLARQFGRVAESKGVSFSAIVDEGPAGVPVVVLADRIRLRQVLLALLDNSLRHTPPRGGIRLEARAEAGRAHGAQEGRTSDRASGHTAAGTTVVVADTGEGIAPEDLPNVFDRFFRAGQRSTGGADGGAGLGLAVAKALVEAQGGRIAIDSERGTGTRVEVWLPG, encoded by the coding sequence TTGATAGGGAACCTTGGAGGGCTGCGCCTCAGACTCACGCTTCTCTACCTCGGCATCGGGCTGGCGTTCCTGCTGCTCGTTGGCGCCGGCAGCTATGGCCTGCTGCGCGGTTACTACCAGACGAGCACGGACTTGGCCCTGCAGCATCGCCTGGTGGAGGAGTTGCGCCTCCTCGGCGCCACCCCGCCGCCCGAGCTGGCCGCGGCCGACCTGGCCTGGTATGCCAGCCGCGGGCGGGTTGCGCCGCCGTTGCCGACGGCGAGGCCGCTCGAGACGGAGGACGACGAGGATGGTTCGAACGACAGCGACGACAGGAACGAGGCGGAGGATGATCGGCACGGCGACGATGAGCGGCGCGACAACGATGAGCGAAGCGGTGGAGAAGATTCGGCGGAAGACGACGAGCACGACCGTTTTGGCAGCGACGATGGGTCGGGCAATGGGACAGAGGGAGCCGAGCCGCCGCACGACGAGGCACTGGAGGAGTCATATGACAGCGAGCTGGCGGTCGTCTTCTCCCGCCACCTTGCCTCGGACGGCCAACCGCTCGACGTCCTGGGCGCCAGCCAGGGCCACCCCGCACTTCCGTCGCCGGCGAGCACCGACGCGGTAACGGGTGCGCTGGCACACGGGAGCGACTGGCGGACGGTCCGCACTTCGGACGGCACCGGCGTGCGGCTCATGACGTTTCACCTGGCGTCCGGCGACAGCGCCGGCACGGCTTTCCTGCAGCTCGGCCGCCCCTTGGACGACCAGGAGCGGGTCCTGCGCCGGCTCTTGGTCGTGCTGCTTGGCCTCGGCAGCCTCAGTGCGGTCCTGCTCGGCGCAGGCGGGTGGTGGCTGGCGGGTCGTTCGCTTCAACCGGCCGAGCGGGCCTGGCGGCAACAGCAGGCGTTCGTCGCCAACGCCAGCCACGAGCTGCGAACGCCCCTCACGCTCATCCGCGCCAGCGCCGAGGTGCTCCGGCGCAGCCTCCCGCCTGCCGGCGATCATCGGCCGCTGATCGATGACATCCTGGTGGAGTGCGACCATACGAGCCGGCTGGTGAGCGACCTGCTCCTGTTGTCCCGCATCGACAGTGGTCAGCTCGCCCTCAGCCGGGAACCCGTTGCCCTCGACGGACTCTTCTCCGATCTGGCGCGGCAGTTCGGCCGGGTGGCCGAGTCCAAGGGCGTTTCCTTCTCGGCCATCGTCGACGAGGGTCCTGCGGGCGTACCCGTCGTTGTCCTGGCCGATCGCATTCGGCTCCGGCAGGTGCTGCTCGCCCTGTTGGACAATTCCCTCAGGCACACGCCGCCCAGAGGCGGTATCCGCTTGGAGGCCCGCGCCGAAGCAGGCCGCGCGCATGGTGCCCAGGAGGGCCGAACCTCGGATCGGGCATCGGGCCACACGGCGGCCGGCACCACGGTCGTCGTCGCCGACACGGGCGAAGGCATCGCGCCAGAGGACCTGCCGAATGTGTTCGATCGCTTCTTTCGGGCGGGCCAGCGCAGTACGGGCGGCGCGGACGGCGGAGCCGGGCTGGGGTTGGCCGTGGCCAAGGCGCTTGTCGAGGCGCAGGGCGGGCGCATCGCGATCGACAGCGAGCGCGGCACCGGGACCCGGGTCGAGGTCTGGTTACCGGGATAG
- a CDS encoding response regulator transcription factor, which translates to MRVLLIEDDERLTRLVARVLEEEGFTVDTAHDGGTGLELALRGVYDVAVVDWMLPVRDGPSICRAVRAARLSTALLLLTARGEVEDRVAGLDSGADDYLIKPFAFDELLARVRALGRRFQIAAADGSELRLGDLVLDLRAHTARRGERALQLTTTEWALLEFLMRHPGRALTRQQILDYVWSYDSGVLATQVDVYVSYLRRKLSTSHETDPIETVRGVGYRLAADRA; encoded by the coding sequence ATGAGGGTCTTGCTGATCGAGGACGACGAGCGGCTGACGCGGCTCGTCGCGCGGGTGCTCGAAGAAGAGGGGTTCACCGTCGATACGGCCCATGACGGCGGCACCGGGCTCGAACTCGCGCTGCGGGGCGTCTACGACGTCGCCGTGGTGGACTGGATGCTGCCGGTGCGCGACGGGCCGTCCATCTGCCGCGCCGTTCGGGCGGCACGGCTGTCGACGGCGCTCCTCCTCCTCACCGCACGGGGCGAGGTCGAGGATCGCGTCGCCGGACTCGACAGCGGCGCGGACGACTACCTGATCAAGCCGTTTGCATTCGATGAGCTTTTGGCACGCGTCCGCGCGCTGGGGCGGCGGTTTCAAATCGCAGCGGCGGACGGGTCCGAGCTGCGGCTTGGCGACCTCGTCCTTGACCTGCGTGCCCACACGGCCCGCCGGGGCGAGCGGGCGTTGCAGCTGACGACCACCGAGTGGGCGCTCCTCGAGTTCCTCATGCGCCATCCCGGCCGGGCGCTCACCCGCCAGCAGATCCTGGACTATGTGTGGTCGTACGACAGTGGTGTACTCGCTACGCAAGTGGACGTCTACGTCTCGTACCTGCGCCGGAAGTTGAGCACCAGCCACGAGACCGACCCGATCGAAACCGTGCGCGGCGTCGGCTATCGACTGGCAGCGGACCGTGCTTAG
- a CDS encoding PepSY domain-containing protein, with the protein MTHLNPIQRNALVLAGALSAFTLVLIGAVASRVMQDSALDAAAPTVAAPTSAPATAGPDPAVQALIDAREAGYKSMIQQANDRLSQANSRLKMAYAVAAPVDLPSAARQPAYLAADRAAQLALAVAPGASVVRTPELVNFQGAAAYEVTLDAGTVYVDAVSGQVLYSGVAAMVASSGGGGGGGRNGGASDSGEREVRDGGDDEGDDDGEHEAREAREHDDEDRDHGDDDRDDDDD; encoded by the coding sequence ATGACGCACTTGAACCCCATCCAGCGCAACGCCCTCGTTTTGGCCGGCGCGCTCAGCGCCTTCACGTTGGTGCTGATCGGCGCCGTCGCCAGCCGGGTCATGCAGGATTCGGCGTTGGACGCGGCGGCGCCGACCGTCGCCGCGCCGACCTCCGCTCCCGCGACCGCCGGGCCGGATCCGGCCGTCCAGGCGCTCATCGACGCACGTGAGGCCGGGTACAAGTCGATGATCCAGCAGGCGAACGACCGACTGTCGCAGGCCAACTCCAGGCTCAAGATGGCCTACGCCGTCGCGGCACCGGTTGATCTGCCGTCAGCGGCGCGGCAACCGGCCTACCTTGCCGCGGACCGCGCGGCGCAGCTCGCCTTGGCCGTCGCACCCGGCGCATCGGTCGTACGGACGCCGGAACTGGTGAACTTCCAGGGCGCCGCCGCCTATGAAGTGACGCTGGATGCCGGCACGGTCTACGTGGATGCCGTGAGCGGGCAGGTGCTGTACAGCGGCGTGGCGGCCATGGTCGCGTCATCCGGCGGCGGGGGTGGCGGCGGTCGGAATGGCGGCGCCAGCGACAGCGGCGAGCGCGAAGTGCGCGACGGCGGGGACGACGAGGGCGACGACGACGGGGAGCACGAGGCGCGCGAGGCGCGCGAGCACGACGATGAGGATCGCGATCACGGAGACGACGACCGCGACGACGACGATGATTGA
- a CDS encoding FAD:protein FMN transferase yields MGTTTDGEARTIEGDVEFRHIDFRAMGSGMRAVLAGRAHLQSHADDARRGGPGADDDALAHVADWFAEWESHLSRFRGDSELARLNAAAGRRTAVSEVLWGVLQAALGAARATNGLVTPTLLDAVERAGYDRSFERLGNGSTVAGRASDGPAPDGIIAVERIGGRARPASTVRADGQAGWRAIRTVDADRTVTLPAGVRLDLGGIAKGWAADEAARRLAVHGPALVDAGGDIAVSGPLPDGGRWPIAVGDPRAPDAHLTVLWLAGGGVATSGTDIKRWQRNGDWQHHIIDPRTGAPAVTDVLSATVVARSTRVAETAAKAVLLLGRRAGMAWIERQPALAGILVGSDGEVHASRRLACHLGG; encoded by the coding sequence ATGGGTACCACAACCGATGGCGAGGCTCGGACGATCGAAGGCGACGTCGAGTTCCGGCACATCGACTTCCGCGCGATGGGCTCCGGGATGCGCGCGGTCTTGGCCGGCAGGGCGCACCTGCAGTCGCACGCCGACGACGCGCGGCGCGGCGGGCCGGGTGCCGACGACGATGCCTTGGCGCATGTAGCTGATTGGTTCGCCGAATGGGAGTCGCACCTGAGCCGGTTCCGTGGCGACAGCGAGCTCGCTCGGCTGAACGCCGCTGCAGGCCGCCGTACGGCCGTCAGCGAGGTCCTGTGGGGCGTGCTGCAGGCGGCGCTCGGTGCCGCACGCGCGACGAACGGGCTGGTCACGCCGACACTGCTCGATGCCGTCGAGCGGGCCGGCTATGACCGCAGCTTCGAGCGGCTGGGCAACGGGTCGACAGTTGCGGGGCGGGCATCGGACGGGCCGGCGCCGGACGGGATCATCGCGGTCGAGCGCATCGGAGGACGCGCTCGGCCGGCGTCGACCGTGCGGGCGGACGGGCAGGCGGGCTGGCGCGCGATTCGCACCGTCGATGCCGACCGCACGGTCACGCTGCCGGCCGGCGTGCGCCTCGACCTCGGCGGCATCGCCAAGGGGTGGGCCGCGGACGAGGCTGCGCGGCGGCTGGCCGTCCACGGACCGGCGCTGGTGGATGCGGGCGGCGACATCGCGGTGAGCGGCCCGTTGCCCGACGGCGGTCGGTGGCCGATCGCCGTTGGCGATCCGCGCGCGCCGGATGCGCACCTGACCGTGCTGTGGCTGGCGGGGGGCGGCGTCGCCACGTCCGGCACGGACATCAAGCGTTGGCAGCGGAACGGGGATTGGCAGCACCACATCATCGATCCGCGCACCGGCGCGCCGGCGGTGACGGACGTGCTCAGCGCGACGGTCGTCGCAAGATCGACCCGCGTGGCCGAGACGGCGGCCAAGGCCGTGCTGCTCTTGGGTAGGCGCGCCGGGATGGCCTGGATCGAGCGGCAGCCAGCGCTCGCCGGGATCTTGGTCGGGAGCGACGGAGAGGTTCATGCCAGCCGCCGGTTGGCATGCCATTTGGGAGGCTGA
- a CDS encoding ferric reductase-like transmembrane domain-containing protein, with protein sequence MSGSHVAPVSDGFEGFPPAMAARNVALLLLASLGGVAAAVFVLPYWLPGLSASLVGAEAHGYWFLSRASAWVAFGLLWMSLVFGLLITNRLARLWPGGPTAFDLHQYVSLLALAFALFHALILRGDPYIGYSLVSLLIPFASRGYRPLSVGLGQLGFYALAIVALSFYVRRRIGHRVWRIVHFLSFGVFVLVVGHGLWSGTDSGAIWARAAYWGSGGSVLFLTLFRVLVSGRNAPAPVRR encoded by the coding sequence ATGTCGGGATCGCACGTTGCGCCCGTGAGCGATGGGTTCGAGGGCTTTCCGCCGGCCATGGCCGCGCGGAACGTCGCCCTGCTCCTGTTGGCGAGCCTGGGCGGGGTGGCCGCCGCCGTATTCGTGCTGCCGTACTGGCTGCCGGGCTTGAGCGCCTCGTTGGTCGGGGCCGAGGCACACGGCTACTGGTTCCTCTCCCGCGCCAGCGCCTGGGTGGCGTTCGGGCTGCTCTGGATGAGCTTGGTGTTCGGACTGCTGATCACGAATCGCCTGGCGCGCCTCTGGCCCGGCGGACCGACGGCGTTCGACCTTCATCAGTACGTCAGCCTCTTGGCGCTCGCTTTCGCGTTGTTCCACGCGCTCATTCTGCGGGGCGATCCGTACATCGGGTACTCGCTCGTCTCGCTCCTCATCCCCTTCGCCAGCCGCGGCTACCGGCCGCTCAGCGTCGGCCTTGGCCAGCTCGGCTTCTACGCGTTGGCGATCGTGGCGCTGAGCTTCTACGTTCGTCGCCGGATCGGCCACCGAGTGTGGCGAATCGTCCACTTCTTGAGCTTCGGCGTCTTCGTGCTGGTCGTCGGCCACGGGTTGTGGAGCGGCACGGACAGCGGCGCTATCTGGGCGCGCGCGGCGTACTGGGGGAGCGGAGGGAGCGTGCTGTTCTTGACGCTGTTTCGGGTCTTGGTGAGCGGGCGGAATGCGCCCGCCCCTGTGCGGCGTTGA
- a CDS encoding DUF3494 domain-containing protein — MPPRDRGTTDALGVRSWVAPRSWIARRTLARLQVAAVRACCVLLATIVLGALGPPRVRVALAIGTAPSLGTAASFAVLGGSAVTNTGPTTVVGNLGVHPGSAVTGFPPGTVAGTIHAANAVAAAAQADVTTAYLNLAGQACDTDLTGQNLGGLTLTPGVYCYSSTALQTGILTLDGQGDPNAVFVFQIGTALTTSPGASVVLIDGAQDCNVFWQIGSSATLDTTTSFVGNVLALASITLNTGATLSGRALARTGAVTMDDNDITRSLCAATATPTLTTTATRTPTRTPTNTATRTATRTPTPTRTPTRTPTITPTRTATVTRSPTPLPSATRTATPTRTPTPVVAPATLIASAIDSSAMVGGEALGVLVPRAPDARTQPTTRREPDSFFVLLAAWAVAVVLVLVLRWKWPVCR, encoded by the coding sequence ATGCCGCCACGTGACCGAGGAACGACCGACGCGCTCGGCGTCCGATCATGGGTCGCGCCTCGAAGTTGGATCGCGCGCCGGACGTTGGCGCGCCTTCAAGTTGCGGCGGTACGTGCCTGCTGTGTCCTACTCGCCACGATCGTCCTCGGCGCGCTGGGACCGCCCCGCGTCCGCGTCGCGCTGGCCATCGGCACCGCGCCCAGCCTCGGCACCGCGGCCAGCTTCGCCGTCCTGGGCGGCAGCGCGGTGACGAACACCGGTCCGACGACGGTGGTCGGCAACCTCGGCGTCCATCCGGGCAGCGCCGTCACGGGCTTCCCGCCCGGCACCGTCGCAGGGACGATCCACGCGGCGAACGCGGTCGCCGCGGCGGCGCAGGCGGACGTCACGACGGCTTACCTCAACCTCGCGGGCCAGGCATGTGACACCGACCTGACCGGACAGAATCTGGGCGGCCTCACCCTTACCCCCGGCGTCTACTGCTACTCCTCGACCGCTCTCCAGACGGGCATCCTCACGCTCGATGGACAGGGTGACCCGAACGCCGTCTTCGTGTTCCAGATCGGCACGGCGCTGACGACGTCGCCCGGCGCCTCCGTCGTCCTCATCGACGGCGCGCAAGACTGCAACGTCTTCTGGCAAATCGGCAGCTCCGCGACGCTGGATACGACGACATCGTTCGTCGGCAACGTGCTGGCGCTGGCCAGCATCACACTGAACACGGGCGCCACGCTTTCGGGCAGAGCATTGGCCCGCACCGGCGCCGTTACGATGGACGACAACGACATCACGCGCTCCCTGTGCGCCGCGACGGCCACGCCGACGCTAACCACTACCGCCACCCGCACCCCGACGCGGACGCCGACGAACACGGCCACCCGAACCGCCACGCGCACGCCGACCCCCACCCGCACGCCCACGCGCACACCGACGATCACGCCGACGCGCACCGCCACGGTGACGCGATCGCCCACGCCGCTGCCGTCAGCCACCCGTACGGCGACGCCGACCCGCACGCCGACGCCCGTTGTCGCACCGGCCACCCTCATCGCGTCGGCGATCGACTCCAGCGCGATGGTCGGCGGCGAGGCGCTCGGCGTGCTCGTCCCGCGAGCGCCAGATGCCCGGACGCAGCCGACGACGCGCCGCGAACCGGACAGCTTCTTTGTCCTCCTGGCGGCGTGGGCTGTGGCCGTGGTATTGGTCTTGGTCTTGAGGTGGAAGTGGCCCGTTTGCCGTTGA
- a CDS encoding catalase, producing MAKRPKLTTESGAPVVDNQNSQTAGPHGPTLLQDQHLIEKLARFNRERIPERIVHAVGTGAYGYLEVTSPDVPKWTKMKVFEKVGKRTDMFIRFSTVAASRGGPDVARDPRGFAMKFYTEDGNWDLVGNNTPIFFIKDGIKFPDFIHSQKQDPYTNRQEPDNVWDFFSHSPEATHQFVILFSDRGIPASFRCMHGFGSHTFQWVNAAGERFWVKFHVKTDQGIQNFTSAEAAIVGGENQQYCHQELYEHIERGEFPSWTFNVQVMPEADAATYRIDPFDLTKVWPHGDYPLIPIAKLVLNRTPDNFFAETEHAAFDPGHFVPGIGPSPDRMLQARLFGYGDAHRYRLGINHAHMPVNSAKAAVDGVHNYGRDGAMPIGAPSGRLKNYEPNSFDGPIQTDEEMFAGLSVTGVSGHYPQVPRAVDDFKQAGDLYRLQAPDAQQRLVDNIADSLSQVSRDDIIERSVEHFRKADAEFGRRIAEGVAARRGAA from the coding sequence ATGGCCAAACGACCCAAGCTGACGACCGAGAGCGGCGCGCCCGTCGTCGACAACCAGAACTCGCAGACCGCCGGCCCCCATGGGCCGACGTTGTTGCAGGACCAGCACCTCATCGAGAAGCTCGCGCGGTTCAACCGCGAGCGGATCCCGGAGCGGATCGTGCACGCGGTGGGCACGGGCGCGTACGGCTACCTCGAGGTCACGAGCCCCGACGTGCCGAAGTGGACGAAGATGAAGGTCTTCGAGAAGGTCGGCAAGCGGACAGACATGTTCATCCGCTTCTCGACCGTCGCCGCGTCGCGCGGCGGACCGGACGTGGCCCGCGACCCGCGCGGCTTCGCGATGAAGTTCTACACGGAAGACGGCAACTGGGACCTGGTGGGCAACAACACGCCGATCTTCTTCATCAAGGACGGGATCAAGTTCCCGGACTTCATCCACTCCCAGAAGCAGGACCCGTACACCAACCGGCAGGAGCCGGACAACGTCTGGGACTTCTTCTCGCACTCACCCGAGGCCACGCATCAGTTCGTGATCCTGTTCAGCGACCGCGGCATCCCGGCCTCGTTCCGCTGCATGCACGGCTTCGGCTCGCACACGTTCCAGTGGGTGAATGCCGCCGGGGAGCGCTTCTGGGTGAAGTTCCACGTCAAGACGGACCAGGGGATCCAGAACTTCACGTCCGCGGAGGCGGCGATCGTCGGCGGTGAGAACCAGCAGTACTGCCACCAGGAACTGTACGAGCACATCGAGCGCGGCGAGTTCCCGTCCTGGACGTTCAACGTGCAGGTAATGCCGGAAGCCGACGCGGCGACGTACCGCATCGACCCGTTCGACCTCACGAAGGTCTGGCCGCACGGGGATTACCCGCTGATCCCGATCGCCAAGCTCGTCCTGAACCGCACACCCGACAACTTCTTCGCCGAGACCGAGCACGCGGCGTTCGATCCGGGGCACTTTGTCCCGGGCATCGGCCCGTCGCCGGACCGGATGCTCCAGGCGCGCCTCTTCGGCTACGGCGACGCCCATCGCTACCGCCTCGGCATCAACCATGCCCACATGCCCGTCAACAGCGCCAAAGCAGCGGTCGACGGCGTGCACAACTACGGCCGCGACGGCGCGATGCCGATCGGCGCGCCGAGCGGGCGGCTGAAGAACTACGAGCCGAACAGCTTCGACGGCCCCATCCAGACGGACGAGGAAATGTTCGCCGGTCTGAGCGTGACCGGTGTGTCGGGACACTATCCGCAGGTGCCGCGCGCGGTGGACGACTTCAAGCAGGCGGGCGACCTCTATCGCCTGCAGGCGCCGGACGCGCAGCAGCGACTCGTCGACAACATCGCCGACAGCCTGTCGCAAGTTTCGCGCGATGACATCATCGAGCGTTCCGTCGAGCACTTCCGCAAGGCCGACGCGGAGTTCGGGCGACGCATTGCGGAGGGTGTTGCGGCGCGGCGCGGCGCGGCGTAG
- a CDS encoding DUF937 domain-containing protein, giving the protein MTPDQLQAMLDQIDPAAVNQIAAQLGIDPTAAGEIVNRAVPALMAGMAGNAQSAMGADLLNGALDADHDGSILDDLVGYLGKADTKTGGAILGHVFGGKESAIVKEISSRLGLDPSTVSAALAMLAPIIMGQLGKQRQQGGFDASELGGLMPAIQDMLGGGGLADLLGGAR; this is encoded by the coding sequence ATGACCCCCGACCAACTTCAGGCGATGCTCGACCAGATCGACCCCGCTGCGGTGAACCAGATCGCCGCCCAGCTCGGGATCGATCCGACGGCCGCCGGCGAGATCGTGAACCGCGCCGTCCCGGCGTTGATGGCCGGCATGGCCGGGAACGCCCAGTCGGCGATGGGCGCCGACCTGCTGAACGGCGCGCTGGATGCCGACCACGACGGGAGCATTCTCGACGATCTTGTCGGCTACCTCGGCAAGGCCGACACGAAAACCGGCGGCGCGATCCTGGGCCATGTCTTCGGCGGCAAGGAATCGGCGATCGTCAAGGAGATCTCGAGCCGCCTCGGCCTCGACCCGTCGACGGTGAGCGCCGCGCTGGCGATGTTGGCGCCGATCATCATGGGCCAGCTCGGCAAGCAGCGGCAGCAGGGCGGCTTCGACGCGAGCGAGCTGGGCGGGCTCATGCCGGCGATTCAGGACATGCTCGGCGGCGGCGGGCTGGCGGACCTGCTCGGCGGGGCTCGCTGA